Proteins encoded together in one Etheostoma cragini isolate CJK2018 chromosome 11, CSU_Ecrag_1.0, whole genome shotgun sequence window:
- the LOC117952424 gene encoding complement C3-like → MNHPYNNTKLTSTSVTLTSSRNFQELAQITVSSSLIITLRKLKLLNFSTAVPLLERCRGSVGRPHALGDQADDSGENCSMENKDKLSTDQRTAVVCETTQTSRIDFVDKVRLDSITEDLTTDMFTVKVLEVIKEGGLDVGPLNKQRTFLSCPYCRWSIDLGTGKTYLIMGTSKDIHRDDQHQSFQYVFGETTWIEYWPPARSTVSNSGTHNDVFGPGGDGSSVPTLWVSAVVNLKKQKC, encoded by the exons ATGAACCATCCATACAATAACACAAAGCTGACCTCCACATCTGTGACCCTTACCAGTTCTAGAAACTTCCAGGAGCTCGCACAGATAACC GTCAGTTCCTCACTGATTATAACCCTGAGGAAGCTAAAGCTGCTGAATTTCTCTACTGCAGTCCCATTGTTGGAGAG ATGTCGGGGCTCTGTAGGCCGTCCACACGCGCTCGGCGATCAGGCCGATGACAGTGGTG AGAACTGCAGTATGGAGAACAAGGACAAACTCAGCACTGATCAGCGAACAGCTGTGGTCTGTGAGACTACACAGACCAGCAGAATAGATTTTG TGGACAAAGTGAGACTGGACAGTATTACAGAAGACTTGACCACAGACATGTTCACAGTAAAGGTACTGGAAGTCATCAAAGAAG GAGGTCTGGATGTGGGTCCTCTGAATAAACAGCGCACATTCCTCAGTTGTCCCTACTGCAGGTGGTCTATAGATCTGGGAACGGGTAAAACCTACCTTATCATGGGCACGtccaaagatattcacagaGATGACCAACATCAATC GTTTCAGTACGTATTCGGAGAGACAACTTGGATCGAGTACTGGCCCCCCGCACGCAGCACAGTGTCAAACTCTGGAACTCACAATGACGTGTTTGGGCCTGGAGGAGATGGTTCATCAGTACCAACTCTTTGGGTGTCAGCAGTAGTCAATctcaagaaacaaaaatgttaa